One window of Nymphaea colorata isolate Beijing-Zhang1983 chromosome 1, ASM883128v2, whole genome shotgun sequence genomic DNA carries:
- the LOC116245680 gene encoding uncharacterized protein LOC116245680: MDVVQTVSAATQIVSCMIGAVGALEQASRGLEEASKTVKSLEELVCNLRELINGFEQKHVNKVASSQLDRQIQSLSELVQQMQTKIGKAKRMLSKNKVKKFSRVVWASMVGDPFLKLVQSIRNDLNWWLESQQLYRDVEKTIETGAMRVPTLLRINSEPGYPISSKCRYIKKLLELEDSHRVILIVGLSGIGKSCLARQVASQPPSKFMNGAVEVRFGQWCSRAACNGSKIEYQKRLAKKICTFLVNIGVGKKVWEETNGELENACFLLQEALAGKSILILLDDVWEQDIVERFAKLYDNGCRYLVTTRNEAIYEITEAEKVEICKDDLKEISREILIYHSLLNEEELPSSAEILLERCGHHPLTVAVMGKALRKEKSEDKWEKAIRNISTYATCAPGPVSYVNEKEAENTVTVFGSLEFSLEAMLASSRKLFIILAAVAWEEPVPEACLEALWVVLGNCNLFPLEVCKLVESSLLIKADSYLAYHVHDMVSLYLDGKVDDAVKILLIDSTMDDSASVSPWLFAFGKERVKPIAEQKMRCSLCSTDAKHVVTTLETIVQALMASKSVSDLEASSAGFSYILGPKVADLISVGSLEIVAAVAKSMMNIFCKNDYIEYHQSLVDADAIDKFANLMEETDEPIIQTSVSIVLAKMAEYGSEAIVDKVITKIPMNRLADLLVPQMEESDDNVFNAVISLIKAGNARAVDRMFASRIDKKLVDVIGSGSEIAQHHAIVTLKSFYESAGPVVRHYLMQGTFEHLPWDAKLNLERFALKELHVPSSPKPQSLTDMIHKMRGSDSRQVVEAMQDVVPIVEVANDKRVQDMILQSTLIEILAEFLHQGSLADNRIRCLSAFLILKLSCAGGEACVRQILDYNVIHDLVKMMQCNVAELQDAAYQTLHQMLFGDGGILVLNRMLESKQIERLVALLDCNSKKTREVSTHCLYDIVEIGNKLCIERMLAAQVVEKLVNLEKSGRGFGDPVVKFLKGLDKCRLSVAERRVLKQQISRKVKSAIKGHKLETQIIAAVEGYASEGSKSNSSGKHKR, translated from the exons ATGGACGTTGTGCAGACTGTTTCTGCTGCCACCCAAATTGTTTCTTGCATGATAGGAGCTGTTGGAGCATTAGAACAAGCTTCCAGGGGTCTTGAGGAAGCTTCAAAGACGGTGAAGAGTTTAGAGGAGCTAGTATGTAATCTGCGGGAACTGATTAATGGTTTTGAACAGAAACATGTAAATAAGGTTGCCAGTTCACAGTTGGATCGCCAAATTCAGAGCTTGAGTGAATTGGTCCAACAGATGCAAACCAAAATTGGAAAAGCCAAAAGAATGTTATCAAAAAACAAAGTCAAGAAGTTTTCACGGGTTGTTTGGGCGTCGATGGTTGGGGACCCTTTTCTGAAATTGGTACAGTCAATCAGGAATGACCTGAACTGGTGGCTTGAATCGCAACAGCTCTATAGAGATGTAGAGAAGACGATAGAAACCGGTGCAATGAGAGTACCTACTCTGTTGAGAATAAACTCAGAACCAGGCTACCCGATTTCGAGTAAATGTAGGTACATAAAGAAGCTATTGGAACTAGAGGATTCTCATAGAGTAATTCTCATCGTGGGTTTGTCTGGGATAGGAAAATCTTGTTTAGCCCGTCAAGTGGCTTCGCAGCCACCAAGCAAATTCATGAATGGCGCTGTAGAGGTTAGGTTTGGTCAGTGGTGCAGTAGGGCAGCATGCAATGGAAGCAAAATAGAGTATCAGAAACGGTTGGCAAAGAAAATTTGCACGTTTTTGGTAAACATAGGTGTTGGTAAAAAGGTATGGGAAGAGACAAATGGAGAACTTGAAAATGCATGCTTTCTTCTTCAAGAAGCACTGGCAGGGAAAAGTATTTTAATACTGTTAGATGATGTCTGGGAACAAGACATTGTCGAAAGGTTTGCTAAGTTGTACGATAATGGTTGCAGATACTTGGTGACCACGCGGAATGAAGCCATATACGAAATTACAGAAGCTGAGAAGGTTGAGATATGTAAAGACGACTTAAAGGAAATAAGCAGGGAAATCCTTATTTACCATAGCCTTCTCAATGAAGAGGAACTTCCG TCCTCCGCGGAAATATTGCTGGAACGGTGTGGGCATCACCCTCTCACAGTTGCTGTAATGGGAAAAGctcttagaaaagaaaaaagtgaagatAAATGGGAAAAAGCTATTAGGAATATTTCTACTTATGCAACATGTGCACCAGGTCCAGTGtcttatgtaaatgaaaaagaggCAGAAAATACTGTTACTGTCTTTGGCTCGCTGGAGTTCAGTTTAGAAGCAATGCTTGCATCCTCCAGAAAGCTTTTTATCATTCTTGCAGCAGTTGCATGGGAGGAACCTGTCCCAGAGGCTTGTCTTGAAGCTTTATGGGTTGTGCTTGGGAACTGCAACTTGTTTCCGCTTGAAGTTTGCAAGCTTGTTGAATCTTCTCTTTTGATTAAAGCTGATTCTTATTTGGCATATCATGTCCATGATATGGTTTCTTTGTACCTTGATGGTAAAGTGGATGATgctgtcaaaattttgttgattgatTCAACTATGGATGATTCTGCTTCTGTTTCTCCATGGCTATTCGCTTTCGGGAAAGAAAGAGTTAAACCTATTGCAGAGCAAAAGATGAGGTGCTCCCTATGTAGTACAGATGCAAAACATGTTGTGACTACTCTAGAAACCATTGTGCAAGCTCTTATGGCTAGTAAATCTGTGTCTGACTTGGAAGCAAGCAGTGCTGGTTTTAGTTATATTCTTGGCCCAAAAGTTGCTGACCTGATCTCGGTTGGATCTTTAGAAATAGTAGCTGCTGTTGCAAAATCCATGATGAACATATTCTGCAAGAATGACTACATCGAATACCATCAATCACTTGTAGATGCAGATGCCATTGATAAGTTTGCCAACCTGATGGAAGAAACTGATGAACCCATCATTCAGACGAGTGTGTCCATTGTCCTGGCAAAGATGGCAGAATATGGAAGTGAAGCTATAGTTGATAAGGTAATAACAAAGATTCCTATGAACAGGCTAGCAGACTTGCTTGTTCCCCAGATGGAAGAGTCGGATGACAATGTATTCAATGCTGTAATATCATTAATCAAGGCTGGCAATGCGAGGGCAGTTGATCGGATGTTCGCTAGCAGGATTGATAAGAAGCTGGTAGATGTCATTGGGAGTGGATCTGAGATAGCACAACACCATGCTATTGTcactttgaaatcattttatgAATCTGCAGGGCCAGTTGTGCGTCACTATCTTATGCAAGGAACCTTTGAACATTTGCCGTGGGATGCAAAGCTGAATTTAGAAAGGTTTGCCTTGAAAGAGCTCCATGTTCCTTCTTCACCCAAACCACAAAGTCTTACCGATATGATTCATAAGATGCGTGGGTCAGATAGCAGGCAGGTAGTTGAAGCAATGCAGGATGTTGTACCAATAGTTGAGGTGGCAAATGATAAAAGAGTCCAAGATATGATACTTCAGAGCACCTTAATTGAAATATTAGCTGAATTTCTGCATCAAGGAAGCCTTGCAGACAACCGCATACGATGTTTATCTGCATTTCTTATCTTAAAACTATCTTGCGCTGGGGGCGAGGCATGCGTTCGTCAAATTCTTGACTACAATGTCATCCATGATCTGGTTAAAATGATGCAGTGTAATGTAGCAGAGCTGCAAGATGCAGCTTACCAAACACTCCATCAGATGCTTTTTGGGGACGGAGGGATTCTAGTATTGAATCGAATGCTAGAGTCCAAACAGATTGAAAGGTTGGTTGCCTTGCTTGATTGCAACTCTAAGAAGACAAGGGAGGTGAGCACACATTGCCTCTATGATATTGTCGAGATTGGGAACAAGCTGTGTATAGAGAGAATGTTAGCTGCTCAAGTTGTGGAGAAGCTTGTGAACCTGGAGAAAAGCGGTAGGGGTTTTGGTGACCCAGTCGTTAAATTCTTGAAGGGGCTTGATAAGTGTCGTCTTTCAGTTGCTGAACGTCGTGTGCTGAAGCAGCAAATTTCCAGGAAAGTTAAGTCAGCTATCAAGGGCCACAAACTGGAAACACAGATCATAGCAGCGGTAGAAGGTTACGCTTCAGAAGGTTCAAAATCAAATAGCAGTGGAAAACATAAAAGGTAG
- the LOC116249547 gene encoding protein UNUSUAL FLORAL ORGANS-like gives MWNNLPPEILAFIFSFLPPDTLARARAVCQQWNSCAQQHHLLLFSSTNHHQHLHPPWLLAVPTHNCRHFCYAYNPSLSRWYNISLSFIPSALRLAVAAVGDGLLLVKPSLSIPSPLALCNPFTQHYKLLPPFICKRSNPSIGVVSTATGGYRIYVAGGSSNCTAYVSTMEMYDSEAGTWQIAGKMPEKYAARMILWSTSGSVHHNGVLYWITSARVYNVIGVDVGAPSPGWHEVGVPCADQLEFATLVMTRGGRGLGLVGGLAGREVCLWELEGRDTWVLVDKLPGEAVTRLLGREGKLGSVKCVGGGGLMYLFRDFGSGMLVWKEEIGSCRRDWYWVKRCLNGGDGPLPNFPVKGVLLWPSLSPLAALGK, from the coding sequence ATGTGGAACAACCTCCCCCCAGAAATCCTCgccttcatcttctccttcctcccACCGGACACCCTCGCAAGGGCCAGGGCTGTCTGCCAACAGTGGAATTCCTGCGCTCAACAACACCACCTTTTACTCTTTTCATCTACCAATCATCACCAACACCTCCATCCACCTTGGCTCCTAGCCGTGCCCACACACAACTGCCGCCATTTCTGCTACGCTTACAATCCTTCTCTTAGCAGATGGTACAACATCTCCCTCAGTTTCATCCCCAGCGCCCTCCGGCTTGCCGTCGCTGCCGTCGGCGATGGACTTCTTCTTGTCAAGCCGTCGCTCTCCATTCCTTCCCCTCTAGCTCTCTGCAACCCTTTCACCCAGCACTACAAGCTACTGCCTCCCTTCATATGTAAGCGCTCCAACCCATCCATAGGTGTAGTCTCCACCGCCACAGGTGGATACCGTATATATGTCGCCGGCGGGAGTTCGAACTGTACCGCCTACGTATCGACGATGGAGATGTACGATTCCGAGGCTGGCACATGGCAGATTGCCGGAAAGATGCCGGAAAAATACGCTGCTCGGATGATTTTGTGGTCTACCAGTGGAAGTGTGCATCATAATGGTGTGTTGTACTGGATTACCTCGGCGAGGGTGTACAATGTGATAGGTGTGGATGTGGGTGCTCCATCTCCGGGTTGGCACGAGGTGGGCGTGCCCTGCGCTGATCAGCTGGAGTTTGCAACACTGGTCATGACTCGAGGAGGAAGGGGATTGGGGCTTGTCGGAGGGCTGGCCGGCCGAGAGGTGTGTCTTTGGGAGTTGGAAGGAAGGGACACCTGGGTGCTGGTTGATAAGCTGCCTGGTGAGGCGGTGACCAGGCTGCTCGGGAGGGAAGGGAAATTGGGCAGCGTAAAAtgtgttggtggtggaggtcTGATGTATCTGTTTAGGGACTTTGGATCTGGTATGTTGGTTTGGAAGGAGGAAATTGGGAGTTGCAGGAGAGACTGGTATTGGGTAAAGAGGTGTCTCAATGGTGGAGATGGTCCTCTTCCCAACTTCCCTGTAAAAGGAGTTTTACTGTGGCCTAGTCTTTCACCTCTTGCAGCTCTGGGGAAATAA
- the LOC116264504 gene encoding uncharacterized protein LOC116264504 has translation MAGAGWAAKVPTIASRVYFLLIILQIPLFRVPCRSGLCTTPMAVTSSQLISSDVFPTAAVKALLYPGAVVDGLISTMTIPKWNDILDLYNLTAAKSASAMVDLQRLEVLAGSYFSVAGAFVGLMKPGRMSMFGTLLVVWGLVKESFLGKPPNTDPATAVFIYPTMFFALFCAFSSVKYDLNRVTRKQQARPAAKPLQSSAKSKLK, from the exons atGGCAGGTGCAGGTTGGGCAGCCAAAGTCCCCACCATCGCCTCTCGTGTCTACTTCCTCCTCATCATCCTTCAGATACCCCTCTTCAG GGTGCCTTGCAGATCTGGACTATGCACGACGCCGATGGCGGTCACTTCGTCCCAGTTAATCTCCAGCGACGTCTTCCCTACTGCCGCAGTGAAGGCTCTTCTTTACCCTGGTGCGGTGGTAGACGGCCTCATCTCAACCATGACCATCCCTAAATGGAACGACATACTCGACCTGTACAATCTAACGGCTGCTAAAAGTGCATCTGCAATGGTGGATCTTCAGCGCCTCGAG GTTCTTGCTGGAAGTTACTTTTCTGTTGCCGGAGCCTTCGTGGGCCTCATGAAACCAGGAAGGATGAGCATGTTTGGAACACTTCTAGTTGTATGGGGCCTTGTCAAAGAAAGCTTTCTTGGAAAGCCACCAAATACAGATCCAGCAACCGCAGTTTTCATCTACCCAACAATGTTCTTTGCTCTGTTTTGCGCATTTTCATCTGTGAAATATGACTTAAATAGGGTGACCAGAAAGCAACAGGCTCGGCCAGCTGCAAAACCACTGCAAAGCTCAGCCAAATCCAAGCTAAAATGA
- the LOC116264494 gene encoding NADH-cytochrome b5 reductase-like protein, translating to MASLLSRRLATIAPAALRSSFRAAATSHFTTSASSSSSSSSANHRRLSFPFGIFAAACGGTAYFYSYGSTGQVLLDQQPDETARDVALNPEKWIKFELQEKVSVNHNTYLFRFHFDPPVKLGLDVASCILTRAPIGNDAEGSVKYVIRPYTPISDPDAKGYFDLLVKVYPEGKMSKHLASLEPGDLVEVKGPIEKLRYSPNMKRHIGMIAGGTGITPMLQIIEAILKDPADNTQVSLIYANISPDDILLKRKLDVLSASHPNFKVFYTVDNPSKNWRGGTGYISKEMILKGLPCPSDDTLILVCGPPGMMKHISGDKAKDRSQGELSGLLKELGYTQEMVYKF from the exons ATGGCTTCTCTACTGAGCAGAAGACTAGCCACAATCGCTCCCGCGGCGCTGAGAAGCTCATTCAGAGCCGCCGCCACCTCGCATTTTACGACGTCTgcgtcgtcttcttcttcttcttcttccgccAACCATCGTAGATTGTCATTTCCTTTTGGAATCTTCGCCGCCGCCTGTGGCGGAACCGCCTATTTCTACAGCTATGGCTCCACGGGACAG GTTCTTCTAGACCAACAACCAGATGAAACAGCAAGGGATGTAG cCCTCAACCCTGAAAAGTGGATCAAATTTGAACTGCAGGAAAAAGTGAGTGTTAACCACAACACATACTTGTTCAG GTTTCACTTCGATCCTCCTGTCAAGTTGGGGCTTGATGTGGCTTCATGTATTCTTACAAG GGCTCCAATTGGAAATGACGCTGAAGGAAGTGTCAAATATGTTATCCGCCC GTATACTCCAATTTCAGATCCAGATGCTAAAGGATATTTTGATTTATTAGTAAAG GTTTATCCAGAAGGAAAAATGAGTAAACATTTAGCTAGTCTGGAACCAGGAGATTTGGTAGAAGTGAAAGG GCCAATTGAGAAGCTCAGGTACAGTCCTAACATGAAAAGGCATATTGGCATG ATAGCAGGTGGCACAGGCATCACTCCTATGCTACAAATTATTGAAGCTATTCTAAAAGATCCTGCTGACAACACTCAG GTCTCTCTGATTTATGCAAATATATCACCAGATGATATATTGTTAAAAAGGAAACTGGATGTGCTTTCAGCAAGTCATCCCAATTTCAAG GTGTTTTACACTGTTGATAATCCATCCAAGAACTGGAGAGGAGGCACCGGTTACATATCAAAAGAGATGATATTGAAAGGATTGCCTTGCCCAAGTGATGATACTCTTATTCTT GTATGCGGTCCTCCTGGAATGATGAAACACATATCAGGAGATAAGGCCAAAGATCGATCGCAAGGCGAA CTTTCAGGACTTCTTAAAGAGCTTGGGTACACACAGGAGATGGTGTATAAATTTTGA